One Capsicum annuum cultivar UCD-10X-F1 chromosome 2, UCD10Xv1.1, whole genome shotgun sequence genomic window carries:
- the LOC107860114 gene encoding polcalcin Nic t 1, whose product MAEDPQDIADRERVFKRFDLNGDGKISSAELGESLKLLGSVTSEEVQYMMAELDTDGDGFISFEEFEEFARANRGLIKDVAKVF is encoded by the coding sequence ATGGCTGAAGATCCTCAAGACATAGCCGATCGCGAAAGAGTCTTCAAGCGTTTTGATTTAAATGGTGATGGTAAAATTTCTTCAGCAGAACTTGGAGAGTCATTGAAGCTGCTAGGCTCTGTAACCTCTGAAGAAGTCCAGTATATGATGGCTGAACTTGACACTGATGGGGATGGCTTCATTTCTTTTGAAGAATTCGAAGAATTTGCTCGAGCCAATAGAGGTTTGA